Genomic segment of Vulpes lagopus strain Blue_001 chromosome 7, ASM1834538v1, whole genome shotgun sequence:
TCCCCATCCCAGCCTGCCCAGCCCCACTCGCCTGCCCCCACCCTGCGGGGCTCGGGGCCCCAGAAGGGAAGGTTCAAGCCTTTTTTCGGCAGAGCCCGGCCTGGCGAGTGACaacacctctctgtgccttagggTCCCTGTTGGTAAAATACAGGCAACACAAGCTCCGTGCTCATGAGGTCTAGACACCAGGAGGCACAGAGGGCTGGAGCCCCATCCCCGACAGATGGGGGCCCCCATCAGGTGACtctaaagcacttttttttttgttctttgactCTAAAAACTCCCAACACCGATAATGCCACTCCTAGTGCCCTGCTCCGTCCGTTGAGGGCCTGCCGGGTACAAGGGCCTGGCCTCAGCCTCTGACCGGCCCACACATTTCCTATCTGCTGCCCTCAGCGTGGAACCCCTCCCAGGGTCCCTCTGCCCTGGAGGAACGGGGTTCAGGGAGGGTGGCTGCAAGGCTGGGGCCCCCAGCATGGGGGTCTCGGTGCCCGGGGCTGGGTGGCGGGGCGCTCACCGGAAGCGCTGCGTCTGGTGGTGCAGGGGGCCTGCGTAGCGCCGGGCCGACGACTGGTAGAGGTGAGTGAGCAGGGCCTGCCCAGTCTTCTGACTCGGGTTGTTGGCGAACTTGACCGTGATGGGCTCGGCCGCGCCCAGCGGCTTCTGCCCATTCAGTCCTTTGATGGCCTCCTCGGCCTCAATCCTCTTGTCGAAGCGGATGAACCCCACGCCCCGAGAGACACCTGCCAGGGAGTGAGGGCGCGTCAGGAGGGCACGTcacccgcccctccccggcccagTGCCCTGCCAGGTGCAGCGTCCCTGCAGCCTACCTGTGACCTGGTCCACCAGGATGCGAGAAGTGATGATGCGGCCGTACTGGGAGAAGAGCTGCTCCATTTCTTTCTGGCTCATGGTCTTGGGGAGTCCGCTGACGTACAGGTTAGCATCGCGGATGGATGCAGAACTGGGTCTGGCATAGGACACCTGGAGTGGGGGCCCAGGTGGGCAGAGGTGAGGGGAGGACCCGGTTCacagatggggagagggaggccaCGTCCCGACCACCAGGAGCTGCAGAGGTGCCTCATCTGGTCCCTCAACAAATATCTCTCAAGTCACCTCCCTGGGTGGTGCTGGCCAGGGCTTGGGGGAGGGGACGTGGCCCTGGCCAACAATGAGGCCCGGCCTGCATAAAGTGGTGGCAGAGACCCATCCGCTGGGCCTCGGGGTCAGATGTCTCCCCAGGACCTCGAGCCCCCAGCCCCTGAGCTCACGCCGTACACTCCATCAACATGAAATTTCCTGCTCCTTGGGAAGGTGAGCCCAGGACTGTGGCCCTTCTTTCTGACCACATCGGGGCCCACAGGGCCACCCAGGTCTTTACCCACCAGCTCCATGCTGATGACTCCCAAACATCCGACTCTAGTGTGGGCCTGTGTGACACCTGCCTCTGGGCGCCCCACGAGGTCTCACAGGCGGTCACACTCTGTGAGGCTGCACCCAGCTCCCAACTGCTCCCAACTTGTCCCAGTTCAGTAACTATCCCCAGTGCCTGTCTTTCACATAGACACCCAATCCACCACGGATCCTTCCTCATTACTTGGAATCCACACACTCCCAATTCCACTGCCCCACCCTGGCCCACCTCCCACTATCGCTCGCCCAGACCAGTACAGCAGCCTCTACCCCggtccccaccccccagtctAACCTCCCATCTCTTTCCTCTACAGCTGCCAGAGGGCGCCTGTGAGCAACTGAGTCAGGGCACATCCTTCCATGGCTCAGAACCTTCTGTGGCTCCCACTTTCTCCAGAGTAAAAGTCTTTCTCACAGCCCACAAGGCCCCACACAACCTGCCCATCACACCACCCCCTCACTCCCATCTCTGCCCAGATCGCTGTGTTTCAGCCACACCAGTCTCTGTGTTCCCCAAACACACCAGGCACACTTCAGCCACAAGGCCTTTGCTCTGGTTGTTCCCCTCGGCCGGGAACATCCTTCCTCTCCGCTCTTCTTttgtctcagctcaaatgtcctCCCTGTCCTCTCCCATCTGAATTTGGTCCTCCGCCCCTACCCACCCGCCCCCGTCACTCTCTCCAAGCACTTCTCTCAGTCGTGAATTGGACACGTTTTAGTATAATCTTTCGATTTGTGTCATTAATTATGGTCCAGCCCAACAATGAAACTCTCTGCAGCTGTTTAAAAAATGCTGGACGTGTATATTTATTTCCCCGAAACAGTGGCGAGTATTGTAAACTGAGGGAAAGAAAAGTCCATTTACAGAGCAGCCAGTTGTGTGACCCCATCTCATTGTGTGCTTATCAGTGTCCTGGAAACACAGTCTGGAGGGGCCCCCAGATGCTAACAGGTTGACCTATAGCTTCCAGGGGCACCGGGCTGGGGCATGAGCGTCTCTATTTCTGCCAGGGtctattctctgtctctttctaaatTAACCTCTAGGTAGATAAGGGTCATTGTCAAGGGTCTGGCTTTCGTTTGGGGTGGTGAGTTGTGAGGGCATATCATTTCATTAGAGATGAGTAATTAAAAAACTAACCAAAGGAGTCAATGGGGCCAGGGGTGGGTCTGGGTGAGAGCCTCATGGGCTGGAGGTAGAGGGGTTCTAATTAATGCAATTGTGAGCACCTGGGGTCCTCcaggaaacaaacacaaacactGCAGCTGCTCTTTTTCCTGtagtaataattaaaaatcatagCCATGTACTTGATGGTTTCCACTCTGGCCTGTGGGGCTGTGAGTTTTGAGGGGTGAGGGTTTGTTGATGAATCAAAGTTAGGGGTGAGGGGAAGGCAAGCCTGAGCTTCTGAGTGGGTGTTTGGCGTCAGAAGTCACTTGAGGCACCGAGTAAGGCTTCAGAGGTCTTCTCCATCCCCACATGATGGGGGCTGACCCAGGTCCCTCACCTGGGTGTGCTCTTGGCCAGACGTGACTAGGGCAAAATCTGCCAGAGCACCCAGTTGGGACCAGCCATACAACAGTGCCACccaggcagacacacagacacaaggCCACACTGTGCCACCCACTGCACAGCCCCAGTGACTGCACCAGCAAAACAGTGACTCAAGGCTGCTAAGACATTCACAGAAGCTCTGGGGGTCTTCAGTAATTACAGTAAGAGTTGCAGAACCACACACCTGTCACCACTGCACAAGCCCACGTCACACCCGTTCCATCCCGAATAGGGCACAGGTAGACACACCCACACAACTTCACTCTGCCACACAAACACCTTGTCACAGCCAGACACACCCACACAGCCCCACCAGGTCACAGTCGGAGTCCCAGTGTGTCACAAAGCACCTGTGAAATAAACACATCCTACAGACACACAGTGACACACTCGAAGTCTCTAACAGCCAGACTCATGCGACAACAGACACATAGCCGCGGTGTCCCACAAACACAATGGCTCACAGCCCAGGgtatctcacacacacatacacacacgctcACTGCATCACATGCATAATGGCCTCTGGATTTGTCACCCTCATGCTCCAGGGCTTCTGGGTCTAGTTGGCCATGGAGAGAGACTcatcaggtcatgacctcatccTCCCCCACCACGCAGAATAAGAGGAAGAGATTCCTGCACCTCACTTCCCAGAGACAACTGGGGCCAGATGGGCACCCCCAGTGTAGCCTCCCCCAAGGTTCCAGAGCAGATTTGTGGGGCGGAGTCCAGACACCCCCAGGCAAACCTAGAGAGGGGGGTTTCCATGGCGACCCCCCCCAGGGAACCTGGGCTAGCAGAGTCCCAGCTGCAGCTGCTGAGAGGGGaggttgtggggggaggggcattgcacaaaggtgggggaggggctcgCCCCTAATCCCGCCCTCCCAGACCCTAATTAGGCTCCAGATGGCAGATgggcccccacccctcctccattTCCATGACAAAGGCAAGGGGACTGCCCATCAGACCCTGGTCACTCTTCTATTGCCAATGGGATGGCTACTTCCCTGAGCCACCAGAGAATGTGGAGCTCATATTCTctgacaaatgaggaaactgagtttcagagaGGAAGAGTCTGGGCCTGGGTGCCCAGCTAGGAATTCTTGGGGGAGAGTTTGAACCACTGAGGGGATGAACCATGGAGAAGATGGGTGGGTGGGAAAAGGGGTTTGTGGCAGGGGAGGTGGCTGTAGGCATTAAGTGGCAGTGAAGGGGGATTCAAGTGGGCAGTAATAAGGGAGATTGGGGATAGTATAGATGGGCAGTAATGGGGGACAGGCAGCAGAGAGAGATGAGGAGGGCACTAACCTTGATGGTCTTCGTCTGCAGTTTGAGGCCGTTGAGGGTGTTGATGGCTTTGTCTGCATCGTTGGGGTCAGAGTAGTTCACAAACCCATAACCAAGGCTCTGCCCTGTGGGCAGGACCAGGATGATGACCTCCCCACACGTACCCGTGTCCTCCCAGACCCAGTCCTGAGAGGCTGACTGCCATTGCTCAAGGTTGTGAGAACTAAGATCCCCATCTTACTGTTCCCCCCCGAGTACTACCCTGTCCCTAGGACACCTCAAATACCCCAGAGTCCTGCTTGCCCCCATCACCCCTGAGATACCCCACCAGGGATCACACCTGTCTCCCCATTATACCTCGGATCCCCCAGGGTGCTACTTGCCCCCATCACACCTGAGACTAccacctctgtctcctccctccccacctgccagcAGCCACACCTGTGATCTTATCTCGAACCAACTTGCAGGATTCAATGTCACCAATGCTGCCGAAGAGACTCTTGAACTCGTCCTGGGTCATGTTCTGGGGCAGGTAGTTGACGATGAGGTTGGTCTTGCTGTCATCAGTGGCTCCGTTTGTACCAAGGAGTGGCCCGTTGGGCAGGGCCGGGCCGGCCGGGCCCCCCGCCACCTGAGACTCCATGGCCCCGAGTATCTGCTGGAGACAACAGGCCACACCCGCTCACGGCCCAGTCCCTACTCAGGGATCAGTGGGATTGAGGAGGGGCTCAGTGGTGATGGATCAGTCATGTCTGACATGGGCTTAAACATGGAGAGAGGACAAGTATTATTCTAATAATCCCTACCATTCCTCCAGCATTAGGCAAGCACCTTACATGTGATTTTACTGTGAGAAGTTCCATATATAGATGCCATATATTTGTTTGCTATGTTTGCCTGTCTAAAATCAATCTGTGCATTtctagaataataaaatgaacacttttgttttcagaataaaaaatataatatttttagtaGCTTTGAAGTCCTCATAAGCTTCTCCCTGACCACATACTGCCCTCCTGCCACCAAAGGTAATTCCTATCCCAAATGTGTTAGTATTTCTTTTGCTTCATCCGTAATTTTCCCACTAGGCATTCATTACCCTCCCATACCCAGGTTTTCCACTGAgctattttttatcattttaatttattttaaatttattttttaatattttatttatttattcatgagagacacaggttgagatgcagagacataggcagagggagaagcaggttccctgcagggagcccgacatgggaccggatcaccagactccaggatcacgcccccagctgaaggcagatgctcaactgctgagccacccaggagtccctcatttttattattttaaaattttttcatttatttgagagaaagggagagaagaggggcagagggagagggaaagagataatcTCAAGGAGATGTCCCTCTCACCCTCAGCACTAAAACTGACACGGGCTCAATCCCCCACAAcgctgagatcacaacctgagctgaaatcaagagtcaggtgctcaactgactgaggcacccagaagtccctattactttttttttttaatttttatttatttatgatcgtcacagagagagagagagagagagagagagaggcagagacataggcagagggagaagcaggctccatgcactgggagcccgacgtgggattcgatcccggatctccaggatcgcgccctgggccaaaggcaggcactaaaccgctgtgccacccagggttcccccccccattactttttaaaaatgtttgatttttaagtaatctctacacccagtgtggggcttgaactcacaaccctgatatcaagagttgcatgctttactgactgagccagccaggtgcccttgagCTATTTAAATGTATAACTAACATAATAACACcagcaaataatgacagttttatttatttatctccaaTCTAtacctgttatttatttttcttgtcttattgcaggGGTTACATTGTGGTAATGGATTCTTTATTCATAATGTTAAAGGAAATGCTTTAAACATTTCACAGCTAAATTTGACTTTTGCTGTGGGTTTTCATGTtatgaatgtttaattttattcctagtatcctaactagatttttttttaagaatagatgttgaattttttaaaagattatttatttatttatttatttatttatttatttatttattcatgagagacacacagagagagagagagagagagagaggcagaaacacaggtagagggagaagcaggttccatgcagggagcccgatgtaggactcagatccagggactccaggatcacggcctgcgccgaaggcaggcgctaaaccactgagccacccagggatcccctagatgttgaattttatttaacttatttcttacatctatttttttttcttacatctaGTTTTAAAACAACTGACATATAATGTTAcatttagtttcaggtgtataacacaatgattcaatatttgtatatattgcaaaattatctccatgataagtctagttaacatccatcatcatacatagttataatttttttcctgtgttgagaacttctaagatctactttcttagaagtatttagcaattttcaaaaacattctaCATGTATTTTACACATAAGGACCACACAGAGAAGACTTTTAAAGCCACATCCGGGCTCAGCAGGAAACAGAGCTGGGATTATCTGTCATGGGCATGGGAAGGTAAAGTACCCAGCCATTTCCTTAGGTTTTCTCCTATGGCATTGTTGGCAGATGGGTTACCCTCACTTGAAAAATCAAATTGATTGCTAGGGTTTTCACAAAGGGATGAATTAGGAAGGATTAGAAGCCATATTCAGTTTCAGCAGGAGAGATCACTGTGATTGATTAGCAACATCTTTGTGACCACAGAATTAGAAAGTGTCAGCAGGTACACTTCATCTCAGCCATCCCTGACCCAAAATACAATACCATACTTGTTCCCAAATATTGGgcatactgtgtgccaggcaccgtgcaaAGCCCTCTACAGGaaaggttgttgttgttttttttccttattctcgACTGCCCTGAAAagagttcttaattttttctgcTTAACAGACACTGTGAACTGAATGCCTGTGTCCCCTCAAATTTATATGTGGCAACcttaatccccaatgtgatggtatttggatgtggaatctttgggaggtaattaggtcatgacgGTGGAGCCCGAATGAATGGTATTCATGTCCTTACAAAAAGGGACAGGAGAGAGATGatctctccaccatgtgaggacacagcaagaagatatCCATCTGCAAAACAGGGGGCAAGTCCTTACTAGAAACCAAATTGGCTGctactttgatcttggacttcccagtttCCAGAAGAAgatttatgagaaataaatgtctgctgtttaagTCTCCCAGTTTACGGcattttgttagagcagcccgAGCTAAGACAACAGATGAGGAAAGCGAAgttcagcaatattttaaaaattactggggatccctgagtggctcagtggtttagcacctgtcttcagcccagggcgtgatcctggagtcctgggatcgagtgccacatcaggatccctgcaaggagcctgcttctccctctgcctgtgtcactgcctctctctctctctgtgtctctcatgaatgaataaataaaatcttctataaataaataaataaataaataaataaataaataattactaacGGTCACGCAGGTTATAAATGGCGTGACAGGGATTTGCACAGGAGTTTTTCTGATCTAcagtctgtattttcttttttattatttttttaatttatttatgacagtcacagagagagagagagaggcagagacacaggcagagggagaagcaggctccatttaccgggagcccgatgtgggactcgatcccaggtctccaggatcacgccctgggccaaaggcaggcgccaaaccactgtgccacccagggatccctacagtctGTATTTTCAACTTTCACTGCCAATGAAGAATAGTGCTAGCTCTAACGTTTctcagctgtgtgtccttgggtaGGCTTCACAAAGCTTCTGGGCCTCAGCTCCACTTTGCGGCAAACTCCAAGTTACTGGCACAGTGACCCCAGGGAAGGATCTAAAGTCACATATGGGTGCAGCTGCAAAGCATTCGGGATCAGGTCTGCCATGGGCACAATCACAGGAAGCAGCTTATCATGTCTGTCATCCCTGCCTCGTAAATACTGCTATTAATACTGGTCCTGCTCCATTGAcatcttctgtgtgccaggcactgtgtgaaGTGATGCCTGGAAAGGCATCATTTCACTTATTACTCCCAATCATCTTTAGAGACAGCAACACATtctccattttataagtgaggCCAACTGAGCTCAGACATCAAGGGATATGAATGGGGAATTCGATTTCAAACCTGGCTCTGATGGACTTCAGAGCTGGTTTTAAAGACAGTGATCAATGCTTGGGGGCAGCTTTGCCACCTCATAGGTGTGTGTCCTCAGGGATGATCTTAGCTCTTCTCTGGACCTCTGTTTCCTTTCCGTTTACTCTTATCAAAAGGATGGCAATGGAGGGTCAACTCCCCTGCATCTCCAGTTGGCTGAGAGTGGCTGTCTGGGGGCTTCCGGGAGAGTTATTCTGAAGCCTCGTCCAGACTGAGCAGGAACACACACTGGGTTGATTAGCAATGTCTGTCCCGGGTGCCTGTGATAAAGCAGTAACGCACACTACCGGTCTGCATCCAGTTTCATAAGATTCATACTTCACCAATGGCCACGTATGGGTGGCCTGTTATGTGCCAGACAAAATTCTTTATGTGAAAATTTCCGGGCAATTCTTCCAACATTGAACACTATGGgactcttttcttcatttaacagAAGAGGAAACGATCTCAGTGAAGGGGTGGGGATTTCCACGAGGTTGGGTGGCATGCAAATGGCGTATCTAGAAATCAGATCTggaggacccctgggtggctcagtggttgagcgtctgcctttggctcaggtcatgatcctggggtcctgggattgagtcccacatcacgctcctcatagggagcctgcttctccctctgcctatgtccctgccttctctctgtgtgtctctcgtgaataaataaataaaatcttaaaaaaaaagaaaagaattcagatCTGGAGCTTGGACATCAGAACCTACTTTACTAACAAAAAAGGCTAATAATagtaaaaacaacagcaaagtgAAACCAAGCACTAACTCTACACCTAGTCCAGGCATGACTACATTTAAACTCACTCTGTTGGCCGAGTCTACCcattcaattcaacaaatgtttactgggTGCCACCATATGCCGGCTCCTGGCTCCACCTTCCTCACTGTGTATCCTCCGACACTCAtactgcctctctgagcctctgtcccTCCACTAAGGATATGGCACAGAGATTCCCTAACACAAAGATGGATTCTGAATTCCCTTCTGGGCTCAGCAAACTAGAGTTCTGTGATTGGCTGATGACGTCTTCTATGGGAACCCCCTCCCCCAATAATTAGCAGTACACAAGCCACTGTTTCAGGACACAGCAGGTTCCAGCTTTGGAACCCcgactatgtgtcaggcactgagcaGGTGCAAAGGTTTCGTTGAC
This window contains:
- the ELAVL3 gene encoding ELAV-like protein 3 isoform X3, whose amino-acid sequence is MVTQILGAMESQVAGGPAGPALPNGPLLGTNGATDDSKTNLIVNYLPQNMTQDEFKSLFGSIGDIESCKLVRDKITGQSLGYGFVNYSDPNDADKAINTLNGLKLQTKTIKVSYARPSSASIRDANLYVSGLPKTMSQKEMEQLFSQYGRIITSRILVDQVTGVSRGVGFIRFDKRIEAEEAIKGLNGQKPLGAAEPITVKFANNPSQKTGQALLTHLYQSSARRYAGPLHHQTQRFRLDNLLNMAYGVKRFSPIAIDGMSGLAGVGLSGGAAGAGWCIFVYNLSPEADESVLWQLFGPFGAVTNVKVIRDFTTNKCKGFGFVTMTNYDEAAMAIASLNGYRLGERVLQVSFKTSKQHKA
- the ELAVL3 gene encoding ELAV-like protein 3 isoform X2, whose protein sequence is MVTILGAMESQVAGGPAGPALPNGPLLGTNGATDDSKTNLIVNYLPQNMTQDEFKSLFGSIGDIESCKLVRDKITGQSLGYGFVNYSDPNDADKAINTLNGLKLQTKTIKVSYARPSSASIRDANLYVSGLPKTMSQKEMEQLFSQYGRIITSRILVDQVTGVSRGVGFIRFDKRIEAEEAIKGLNGQKPLGAAEPITVKFANNPSQKTGQALLTHLYQSSARRYAGPLHHQTQRFRLDNLLNMAYGVKSPLSLIARFSPIAIDGMSGLAGVGLSGGAAGAGWCIFVYNLSPEADESVLWQLFGPFGAVTNVKVIRDFTTNKCKGFGFVTMTNYDEAAMAIASLNGYRLGERVLQVSFKTSKQHKA
- the ELAVL3 gene encoding ELAV-like protein 3 isoform X1, producing MVTQILGAMESQVAGGPAGPALPNGPLLGTNGATDDSKTNLIVNYLPQNMTQDEFKSLFGSIGDIESCKLVRDKITGQSLGYGFVNYSDPNDADKAINTLNGLKLQTKTIKVSYARPSSASIRDANLYVSGLPKTMSQKEMEQLFSQYGRIITSRILVDQVTGVSRGVGFIRFDKRIEAEEAIKGLNGQKPLGAAEPITVKFANNPSQKTGQALLTHLYQSSARRYAGPLHHQTQRFRLDNLLNMAYGVKSPLSLIARFSPIAIDGMSGLAGVGLSGGAAGAGWCIFVYNLSPEADESVLWQLFGPFGAVTNVKVIRDFTTNKCKGFGFVTMTNYDEAAMAIASLNGYRLGERVLQVSFKTSKQHKA